Below is a window of Mycolicibacterium chitae DNA.
GTTTCGCGCGGTGCAGGGCATCGGCGCGGGCGCGATCGGCAGCACCGTCCAGACCGTGGCCGGTGACCTCTACACCGTCGCCGAACGCGGCCGGATCCAGGGCTACCTGGCCAGCGTCTGGGGTATCTCGGCGGTGATCGCCCCGGCGCTCGGCGGCGTGTTCGCGCAATACCTGTCGTGGCGCTGGATCTTCCTGGTGAACATCCCCATCGGCGTGTTCGCCCTCTACCTGATCGTCCGGGACTTGCACGACGACGTGGTCCGCCGCTCGCACCGGGTCGACTACCTGGGTTCGGCCCTGGTCCTGGTGGCCGCGGGCATGCTGATCCTCGGGCTGCTGCAGGGCGGCACCACCTGGGCGTGGAACTCCCCGGCCAGCTTCACCGTCTTCGCGGTCGCGGCAGTCGCCGCGGTCGCCCTGATCTTCGTCGAACGTCGCGCCGCCGAACCGGTGCTGCCGTCATGGCTGTGGACCAAGCGGCGCACGGCGGCCTCGATGGCGGCCACCGCCACCGCGGGCATGATCGTGATCGGGCTGTCGGTCTACCTGCCGAACTGGGGGCAGACCGTGCTGGGGCTGTCCCCGATCGCGGCGGGCTTCGTCCTGGCCGTCATGAGCATCACCTGGCCGCTGGCCTCGGGCGTCTCCGCGCGGATCTACCTGAAGATCGGGTTCCGCAACACCGCGCTGCTCGGGGCGATCACCGCGGTCGCCGCCGGCGCGGGCTTCGCGCTGCTCGGCCCGGAATCGCCGGTGTGGCAACCGGTGGCGTGCACGGCGCTGATGGGCGTCGGCATGGGCTGGGTGTTCTCCCCGCTGATCGTCGGGCTGCAGAACACCGTCGGTTGGGACCAGCGCGGGACCATCACCGGCGGGCTGATGTTCGCCCGCTTCCTGGGGCAGAGCCTGGGCGCGGCCGGCTTCGGTGCCGTCGCCAACGCCATGCTGCGCCAGCAGCACGATCAGCCGGCCGCCGTCGCCATGCATGCGGCCACCCACGCGGTGTTCGTCGGCCTGTTGGTGGCCGGGCTGATCACCGTGGTCCTGCTGATGTTCGTGCCGAGACGGTTTCCGAGCCACACCGCGACGACCGACGAACCCGCTGCTTAGCCGGGCGATCGCCTACCTAGGCTCGATCCATGGCGTCGGGCAGCTGGTGGTCGCGGATGGAGGCGGTTCTGGATGCCATCCCGATGGCGCTGCTGCGGCGCAGCATCGCCGTCTTCAACCGGGCGCCGCGTCCGGTGCGTCAAACGTGGCGGCTGGTGCTGCGCACGCTGCGGGGGGCCGCCCAGGATCGGGTGCCCGGTCTGGCCGCCGAGGCCGCGCTGTTCTCGCTAATCTCGTTGCCGGCGTTGCTGCTGGCGATCCTCGGGTCGTTGGGCTTCATCGCCGAGACGCTGGGCCCGGCGGGCACCGAGGCACTGCGTCAGCTGGTGCTCGAGGTTCCCGAGGCGTTCCTGTCGGAGCGCACCTTCGCCGCCTACGAGCAGACCGTGGAGGCCATGCTGGCGCAGCGGCGCGGCAGCGTGATCTCCATCGGCATCCTGCTGAGTCTGTGGACCGGTTCGCGGGCGATGCACCGGTATCTGGAGACCATCGCGATCGCCTACGGCGTCAGTCCGCGCCGGCTGGGCCAACGGCGGCTGCTGGCGCTCGGCCTGACGGTCGCCGGCCTGCTCGGGGCCGTCGCGCTGCTGCCGCCGCTGGTGTTGGGCCCGGACCTCATCGAGTCGATGGCCCCGCCGGCGGTCGCCGCGGCGACGCTGCACGTCCTCGATCTGCTGTTCTGGCCGGCCGTGGGCGTCCTGGTGCTGCTGGGGTTGGCGACTCTGTACCACCTTGGGGCGCCGTGGCATACACCGTGGCGGCGTGACCTGCCGGGCGCCGTGCTGGCCATGGCGCTGTGGTTGGCCGCGGCCGCGGCACTGCGCGCCTACCTGGCGTTCAGCGTGCAGGACGACGCGGCCTACAGCCAGCTCGCGGTGCCGATCGCGGTGGTGCTCTGGCTCTACCTCACGGCGCTGGCCGTGCTCCTCGGCGCGGAGGTCAACGCGGTGATCGAGAAGATGTGGCCGCACGAGCGCCACCCCTGGCGCTTGCGCAGGCGCACCGCAGAAGATTCGCAGTAGACGGCGGCACTGCCGTCATACTTTGCGACGTGTTCGGTCACGACAAGCGCGCGCTGGCAGCGGTGTTCGTCGGCGGCGCGGTCGGCACGCTGGCCCGCGCGGCGCTGGCCGAGTTCGCGGTGCACGACCCGGCGCGCTGGCCGTGGCAGACGTTCGTGGCCAACATCGCCGGCGCGTTGTTGCTCGGCTTCCTGAGCACGCGCCTGCCGCCCGACAGCCATCGCCGACGGATGCTGGGCACCGGGTTCTGCGGCGGGTTGACGACGTTCTCCACCATGCAACTCGAGACCGTGCGGATGCTCGAACACCAGCACTACGGCCTGGCCCTCGGTTACACGGCGGTCAGCCTGGTGACCGGGCTGGCGGCGGTGCGGTTGGCCGGCGGGCTGGGGCGCCGATGAGCGTCCTGCTGTGGCTGGCGGTCGCGGTGCTCGGTGGGCTCGGCGCGGTCGCGCGCTACCTCGTCGACAGCGCGGTCACCCGCCGGGTCGCCCGGGCGTTCCCGTACGGCACCATGGCGGTCAATCTCAGCGGGGCGCTGCTGCTCGGTTTCCTCGGCGGGCTGACGCTGGGACCGTCCGCGGCCCTGCTGGTGGGCACGGCGTTTGTGGGCGCCTATACGACGTTCTCGACGTGGATGCTGGAGACCCGGCTGCTGGCCGAGACTCGGCGCTATTGGCCGGCGCTGGCCAACATCGTGGTGAGTGTCACGTTGGGCCTCGCGGCGGTCTGGCTGGGGCAGGCGATTGCGGCCCTGGGCAGGGGGTAAGCCTAGCCTTGGCTTACCCCGGCGTGTAGCGTCGCACGCCATGGAAACGTCTCACCCGGAAGCGGTCAGTGCTGCCCTCGAAGAGATCCTGCGCGACGATCTCAGCGTCGACATCAGCCGGGTCACGCGTGAGTCGCGGCTGATCGACGACGTGGGCCTGGACTCGGTGGCCTTCGCCGTCGGCATGGTCGCCATCGAGGACAAGCTCGGCGCGGCGCTGACCGAAGAGGACCTGCTCAGCTGCGAGACCGTCGGGGACCTCGAGGCGGCCATCCTGGCCAAGGTTCCCGCCGCCAAGTGAACGTGCTGACGTCCGCGCTGACGCGGGCGATGACGGAGTCGGACAAAGACCTGGTGGTCCTCGACCGCGAGAGCGGCGAATGGGTCCGCCACCCCTGGGCCGAGGTGCACGCCCGCGCCGAGAACGTCGCCGAACGGATCAGCAACGGCCCGGCCGGCGAGGTGGGGTTGGTCGGCGAGGTCACCGTCGAGTTCGTCGCCGCCCTGCAGGGCGCCTGGCTGGCCGGGCGCGCGGTCTCGATCCTGCCCTCGCCGATCCGTGGCGCCGACCCGGCCCAGTGGGCCCAGTCCACGCTGGCTCGCTTCGACGGGATCGGCGTGACCACGGTGTGCTCCGCCGGATCTGAACTGGCACTGCTGCGCGACGCCGAGTCGTCGGTGACGCTGCTGGACCTGCCGACCGTCGGTCACGCCCAGCGCTCGACCACCTTCGCCGCGGTCCCCGACGACGGCGGCTACGCCGTGCTGCAGGGCACTGCCGGTTCCACCGGCACCCCGCGCACCGCCGCGCTGCGCCCCGAGGCCGTGTTCAGCAACGTCAGCGGCCTGCTGCAGCACATCGGTGTCGACCGCGCCGTCGACGTCGGCTGCTCCTGGCTGCCGGTGTATCACGACATGGGCCTGACCTTCCTGCTCAGCGGCGCGCTCGGCGGCTGCGAGCTGTGGCTGGCACCCACCGCGGCGTTCTCGGCCTCACCGTTCCGCTGGTTGAGCTGGCTGTCGGACAGCCGCGCAACGCTCACTGCCGCACCGAATTTCGCGTACAACGTCATCGGTAAGTACGCCCGCCGGGTGCCCGAGGTCGACCTGTCGGCGCTGCGCTTCGCCATCAACGGCGGCGAGCCCATCGACTGCGAGGGCCTCGACCGCTTCCTGACCGAACTGCACCGGTTCGGACTGGATCCCCGCGCGGCCGCACCGTCCTACGGGTTGGCCGAGGCCACCTGCGCCGTCAGCGCCCCGGACCCGGGCACGGGTCTGCTCGCCGACGAACTGTGGGACCCGGTCACCGAAACCGTGCGGCAGCACGCCGTTCTGGGCAACCCGATCCCGGGGATGGAACTGCGGATCGTCGCCGCCGAGGAACATTCGGGCAACTCCGGCAAGGAGATCGGCGAGGTGGAGATCCGCGGCACCTCGATGATGTCCGGTTACCTCGGCGCCGAAACCGTGGCCCCCGGCGACTGGTTCAAGACCGGCGACATCGGCTACCTGACCGACGGCGGCCTGGTGGTGTGCGGCCGCGCCAAGGAACTCATCACCGTCGCGGGCCGCAACGTGTTCCCCACCGAGGTCGAACGCGTGGCCGCGCAGGTGCGCGGGGTGCGCGAGGGCGCGGTGGTGGCCGTCGGCACCGAACCCGGTGCGCCACGGCCGGGATTGGTGATCGCCGCGGAGTTCCGCGGCGCAGGCGAGGACGCCGCCCGCAGCGAGTTGATCTCGCGGGTGGCCTCCGAATGCGGCGTGGTGCCCGCCGATGTCATCTTTGTCACGCCCGGCTCGCTGCCCCGCACCTCATCGGGCAAGCTGCGGCGACTCGAAGTACGAAGCAATTTGGAGGCGGTTCGCACATGACGGCAGCGGTCGAGGTATCGGTGGACGAGTACCGGGAACTGCTCGGCAAGGTCTTCGACGAACGCGTGGTCGCCTGGACCGCTGAGGCCGAGAAGACCGAGCGCTTCCCCCGCGAACTCATCGAATACCTGGGTTCCTCGGGTGTTTTCAGCGCCAAGTGGGGCGACGCGCAGCTACCGCATGTCGGCAAGCTGCTCGAATTGGCCTATCAGCTCGGCCATCTCGGTTCGGCCGGGATCGCCGTCGGGGTCAGCCTGCACGACTCCGCGATCGCGACGCTGCGCCGGTTCGGCAAGTCCGACTACCTCAAGGACATCTGCGAGCAGGCCATCCGCGGTGAGGCCGTGCTGTGCATCGGCGCCTCCGAGGAGTCCGGCGGCTCGGACCTGCAGATCTGCGAGACCGAGGTGCGTTCGGCGCGAGGCGGTTTCGAGGTTCGCGGGGTCAAGAAGTTCGTCTCGCTGTCCCCCATCGCCGACCACATCATGGTGGTGGCGCGCAGCATCGACCACGACGAGGGCAGCCGGCACGGCAACGTCCTGCTGATCGCCGTGCCGACCGCGCAGACCGAGGTCCAGACGCCCTACCGCAAGGTCGGCGCGGGCCCGCTGGACACCGCCGCGGTGCACATCGACACCTGGGTGCCCCAGGACGCGCTGATCGCGCGCGCCGGCACCGGGTTGGCCGCCGTGTCCTGGGGGCTGGCCCACGAGCGGATGTCGATCGCCGGCCAGGTGGCCTCGTCGTGCCAGCGGGTGCTGGGCATCACGCACGCCCGGATGGTCAACCGCCGGCAGTTCGGTTCCACGCTGTTCGAGCATCAGGCGCTGCGGCTGCGGATGGCCGACCTGCAGGCCCGGGTGGACCTACTTCGCCACGGCCTCAACGGGATTGCCGCCACCGGCAAGCTGGATCTGCGCTCGGCGGCCGCGGTGAAGGTGACCGCGGCACGCCTCGGCGAAGAGGTGCTCGCGGAATGCATGCACATCTTTGGCGGCTCCGGCTACCTGGTCGACGAGACACCGCTGGGTCAGTGGTGGCGTGACATGAAGCTGGCCCGCGTGGGCGGCGGCACCGACGAGGTGCTCTGGGAGTTGGTGGCCGCGGCGATGAAGCCCGACCACGACGGCTACGCCGACCTGATCGGCGGCTGACCCGCGCGGTCAGTCCGCCGGGCGGGTCAGCGCATAGAGCGCCATCCGCCGGTTGGACATGTCGTGCTCGCCGAGGAATTCACACCCGGCGAACTCGCAGAGCCGACGCGCCCCGGTGTTGCGGTGATCCGGATCGAACATGATTCGCCGGCAACGCGGTTCGAGTTCGAACAGACTCTTGGTGACCCGCGGCAGCAGCAGCGGACCGAAGCCCCGGTTGACGATCCGCAGATCGGCGATGGCCGCGTGCAGGCCCAGGTCGTAGGGATCGGCGTCGTAGCGCGGCGCGATCGAATCCTTGGCCGCCCGATAGACCTCGAGGTAGCCGAGATCCTCGCCGTGGCGGCTGCACACCAGCGGGCGCGAATAGGTGCCGGCCAACTGCGCCCGCAGATAGCCGCGCCAGCGGTCCGTCGACCAGGGCGATTCCCACGCCTCGACCAGGTGCGGACGGTTCATCCACTCCGAGATCATCGGCGCGTCGACCGTCGGGTCGGCCAACCGGATCCCGTAGGGCTCGCCGATCGAGGGCAGCGGCGGCGGCGGCACGGCGCGCACGTCCGCGGAAATGTCGGTCAGTTCCCGGGGTAGCACGGGCAGGTCGTCCGTCGTCGCGGTGGCGGACCCATTGGGCGATGCGGGGCTCGGCGCTGGCTCAGTCATTGAGCGGTGAGCCTACCGGAGCCAGGAAGGCTAGGTTTACCTACCTTCAGCCGCGCTGCGCGGCCAACACCGTCAGCAAAACCGCCGAATCCTCCACAGCTTCCAGCGAATGCCGCACCGGCGGGATCACCACGAAATCACCCGTCGAGCATTCGCAGGAATCGTCCCCGGCGATGAGGCGAACCTTGCCGCGCAGCACCTGCAGCGTGGCCTCGCCGGGACTCTCGTGCTCGGCCAGTTGCTGGCCGCCGGCCAGGGCGATCACCGTCTCCCGCAGGGAGTGGTCATGGCCGCCGCGCACGGTCTGCGCCGAACGCCCGGCCCGCGCGGTCCGGGCCGCCTCGAGTTGCTCGTCGACGACCTTAGTCAGCGATATCGGTTGCACAATCACTCCTCATTCCGCGGTCACCAGGTAAGCAGCAGGATGCCGGTCGCAAGTAGGGCAAGCACTTTGACCGCCTCCAGCCCTACGTAAGCGTAGTGAATTCGCGACCGGGACCGGCCGGAACCTCCCGAACCCCCGGCCAGCACGGTGTTCGAGCGCCGCACCAGCGCCGGCCGCACCGCGGCCAGTTGGATCACCAGCGCCCCCAACGCCACTCCGAAGGCGACGATCGCGGCGGTCGAGGGCCGCGCCACGATCATGCCCACCAGCACCACCGCGGCCAGCACCGCCTCGCAGCCGTTGAGCGCCCGGAACACCAGGCGGCCGATCCCGAGACCGATGGGCAGCGTCACACCGGGGGCGCGGAACTTCAGCGGCGCCTCCAGGAACGAGATCGCCAACACCATGCCCAACCACACGAAAACCGCTGCCACAGCGGCGGATACACCAGCGTTCATGATCCCTCCACCTTCGAGTCAACACGATCGCCGCGCGCAGGTTGAGGTCTTTGGTCGCCGATAACGGGGTTAAAGGTCCCTGGGGGTCAGTGTGCGGGCCCGATCCACTGCCGCGCCAGCTCCCCCACCCAGGCCTCGGCCGCGATGGGGTCATACGGCGGGCTCGACACCAGCACCATCTCGTCGAAACCGGCGTCGGCCAGCCGTCGGGCATCGCCGGGCATCGGTTCCCGCAGCGCGGCACACAACCGCAGGTCCCCGGGCTCGCGGCCGGCGGCCCGGGTCAATCGTCGCAGCGTGGCGGCGGCCTCGGCGGCCTCCTCGACGTCGGCGAGGTTGAACCCGTACCAGCCGTCGGCCCAGCGCGCCGCCTGTTCCAACGCCGCCTCGCTGTTGCCGCCGAGCACGATGGGCAACGTGCGGTTGCGCGGCTTCGGGTTGACCCGCACGTCGTGGAACTGCACGAATTCGCCGTCGTGCGAGGCGACGTCGTAGCGCCACAGCGCGCGCAGGGCGGCCACGTAATCGGCCGTGCGCGCCGCGCGCCGCGCGAACGGCACGCCGAGCGCGTCGAACTCCTCACGCACCCAGCCGATTCCGACGCCGAGCGCCAACCGTCCCGCGCACAGCTTGTCCAGCGACGCCGCGCGCTTGGCGACCACCACCGGATTGTGCTCGGGCAGCACCAGCACCCCAGTCGCCAACCCGATGCGGGTGGTGGCCGCGCCCGCGAAACTCAGCGTGATGAACGGGTCCAGCCAGTCGCTGTCGGGGGAAACCGGACTGACACCGTCGTCGGAGTAGGGGTAACGCGAGGCCGACTCGTCGACCATCACCACCCGCTCCCCGGCCCACAGCGTGGCGAACCCGGCCCGTTCGGCCGCGGCCGCCACCGCATCGATCACGGTGCGCTCGGCGCCCGTGCCAACACCCAGCGCGTGCAGGCCCACGTCCATGCGGCGATCATGTCAGGCAAAATCATCGCTATGAGCGACGATCCGGTTGCGGTACTGCAACGTTGGGAGGACGCCGGCGCCGTCTGGCAGGTGCTGCATCGCAGCGCCGAGTCCGTCACCGTCGGATTGTTCACCTGCGACGGCGGCGAAGAGGTCGACCGGGTCACCGCCGGCGGTGCCGCGCTGTTGGCGTTCATCGGCGACCGGAGCAGCAACCTCGACTGACGACGGCCTCGGACTGGTCAAGAGTCAGTAACGAGGATGCGTCGAACCGGCCCTGACCGGGGTTTCGACGCGGTTTACGCCCGCGGCGCCGCTAGGTTCCCCGACCATGAGGATCCCCACGCCGGTGCGTGCCGCTGCGGCGGCGCTGTTCGCTGTCGCCACGGTCGCCTGCTCCGCGACGAACCATCAGGCCGCCGCCGGCGAGGCCGAGAGTGTGGACGCCGCCCCGGCGATCTCCGGGACCCTCGAGTCCTGGCAGGACGCCGTGTGTCATCCGTCGACACCCGACGACGCCGACAGCTGCACCCCGCACGACGGCGACGGCACCATCAACATCGACCATTTCAGCTCCCAGGAGGAGATGGATGCCGAGCTGTCCTGGTCCAGCTCGCACCACGCGGCCCAGACCGTCGTCGACGGCCGGCCGCTGGTGATCTGGACGCCCGAGGGCGAGGAGAGCGATCTGCATCCGCTGCGGGATTACGGCTTCACCCTCACCGCCTACGAGCGGCCCTCGACGTTCACCGCGCGCCCCGCCGACGCCGTCCCGGCGGCGGTACCCAGCACCGATCCGGTGCCGCTGCCCGTCAACCCGTACGGCTACGCCGGCGTGCAGA
It encodes the following:
- a CDS encoding MDR family MFS transporter — translated: MNLRHDPRTAVLIALILTMALVAMDTTILATAVPQVVGDLGGFDQVGWVFSVYLLAQTVTIPIYGKLTDLYGRKPVLVFGVAVFLLGSALSAGAWNMLSLILFRAVQGIGAGAIGSTVQTVAGDLYTVAERGRIQGYLASVWGISAVIAPALGGVFAQYLSWRWIFLVNIPIGVFALYLIVRDLHDDVVRRSHRVDYLGSALVLVAAGMLILGLLQGGTTWAWNSPASFTVFAVAAVAAVALIFVERRAAEPVLPSWLWTKRRTAASMAATATAGMIVIGLSVYLPNWGQTVLGLSPIAAGFVLAVMSITWPLASGVSARIYLKIGFRNTALLGAITAVAAGAGFALLGPESPVWQPVACTALMGVGMGWVFSPLIVGLQNTVGWDQRGTITGGLMFARFLGQSLGAAGFGAVANAMLRQQHDQPAAVAMHAATHAVFVGLLVAGLITVVLLMFVPRRFPSHTATTDEPAA
- a CDS encoding YihY/virulence factor BrkB family protein, producing the protein MASGSWWSRMEAVLDAIPMALLRRSIAVFNRAPRPVRQTWRLVLRTLRGAAQDRVPGLAAEAALFSLISLPALLLAILGSLGFIAETLGPAGTEALRQLVLEVPEAFLSERTFAAYEQTVEAMLAQRRGSVISIGILLSLWTGSRAMHRYLETIAIAYGVSPRRLGQRRLLALGLTVAGLLGAVALLPPLVLGPDLIESMAPPAVAAATLHVLDLLFWPAVGVLVLLGLATLYHLGAPWHTPWRRDLPGAVLAMALWLAAAAALRAYLAFSVQDDAAYSQLAVPIAVVLWLYLTALAVLLGAEVNAVIEKMWPHERHPWRLRRRTAEDSQ
- the crcB gene encoding fluoride efflux transporter CrcB; translated protein: MFGHDKRALAAVFVGGAVGTLARAALAEFAVHDPARWPWQTFVANIAGALLLGFLSTRLPPDSHRRRMLGTGFCGGLTTFSTMQLETVRMLEHQHYGLALGYTAVSLVTGLAAVRLAGGLGRR
- the crcB gene encoding fluoride efflux transporter CrcB, with translation MSVLLWLAVAVLGGLGAVARYLVDSAVTRRVARAFPYGTMAVNLSGALLLGFLGGLTLGPSAALLVGTAFVGAYTTFSTWMLETRLLAETRRYWPALANIVVSVTLGLAAVWLGQAIAALGRG
- a CDS encoding acyl carrier protein; its protein translation is METSHPEAVSAALEEILRDDLSVDISRVTRESRLIDDVGLDSVAFAVGMVAIEDKLGAALTEEDLLSCETVGDLEAAILAKVPAAK
- the mbtM gene encoding long-chain-fatty acid--ACP ligase MbtM; amino-acid sequence: MNVLTSALTRAMTESDKDLVVLDRESGEWVRHPWAEVHARAENVAERISNGPAGEVGLVGEVTVEFVAALQGAWLAGRAVSILPSPIRGADPAQWAQSTLARFDGIGVTTVCSAGSELALLRDAESSVTLLDLPTVGHAQRSTTFAAVPDDGGYAVLQGTAGSTGTPRTAALRPEAVFSNVSGLLQHIGVDRAVDVGCSWLPVYHDMGLTFLLSGALGGCELWLAPTAAFSASPFRWLSWLSDSRATLTAAPNFAYNVIGKYARRVPEVDLSALRFAINGGEPIDCEGLDRFLTELHRFGLDPRAAAPSYGLAEATCAVSAPDPGTGLLADELWDPVTETVRQHAVLGNPIPGMELRIVAAEEHSGNSGKEIGEVEIRGTSMMSGYLGAETVAPGDWFKTGDIGYLTDGGLVVCGRAKELITVAGRNVFPTEVERVAAQVRGVREGAVVAVGTEPGAPRPGLVIAAEFRGAGEDAARSELISRVASECGVVPADVIFVTPGSLPRTSSGKLRRLEVRSNLEAVRT
- the mbtN gene encoding mycobactin biosynthesis acyl-ACP dehydrogenase MbtN translates to MTAAVEVSVDEYRELLGKVFDERVVAWTAEAEKTERFPRELIEYLGSSGVFSAKWGDAQLPHVGKLLELAYQLGHLGSAGIAVGVSLHDSAIATLRRFGKSDYLKDICEQAIRGEAVLCIGASEESGGSDLQICETEVRSARGGFEVRGVKKFVSLSPIADHIMVVARSIDHDEGSRHGNVLLIAVPTAQTEVQTPYRKVGAGPLDTAAVHIDTWVPQDALIARAGTGLAAVSWGLAHERMSIAGQVASSCQRVLGITHARMVNRRQFGSTLFEHQALRLRMADLQARVDLLRHGLNGIAATGKLDLRSAAAVKVTAARLGEEVLAECMHIFGGSGYLVDETPLGQWWRDMKLARVGGGTDEVLWELVAAAMKPDHDGYADLIGG
- a CDS encoding GNAT family N-acetyltransferase, with translation MTEPAPSPASPNGSATATTDDLPVLPRELTDISADVRAVPPPPLPSIGEPYGIRLADPTVDAPMISEWMNRPHLVEAWESPWSTDRWRGYLRAQLAGTYSRPLVCSRHGEDLGYLEVYRAAKDSIAPRYDADPYDLGLHAAIADLRIVNRGFGPLLLPRVTKSLFELEPRCRRIMFDPDHRNTGARRLCEFAGCEFLGEHDMSNRRMALYALTRPAD
- a CDS encoding cupin domain-containing protein; the encoded protein is MQPISLTKVVDEQLEAARTARAGRSAQTVRGGHDHSLRETVIALAGGQQLAEHESPGEATLQVLRGKVRLIAGDDSCECSTGDFVVIPPVRHSLEAVEDSAVLLTVLAAQRG
- a CDS encoding LLM class F420-dependent oxidoreductase; translation: MDVGLHALGVGTGAERTVIDAVAAAAERAGFATLWAGERVVMVDESASRYPYSDDGVSPVSPDSDWLDPFITLSFAGAATTRIGLATGVLVLPEHNPVVVAKRAASLDKLCAGRLALGVGIGWVREEFDALGVPFARRAARTADYVAALRALWRYDVASHDGEFVQFHDVRVNPKPRNRTLPIVLGGNSEAALEQAARWADGWYGFNLADVEEAAEAAATLRRLTRAAGREPGDLRLCAALREPMPGDARRLADAGFDEMVLVSSPPYDPIAAEAWVGELARQWIGPAH